Proteins encoded within one genomic window of Mesobacillus subterraneus:
- a CDS encoding alpha/beta-type small acid-soluble spore protein encodes MANNNSSNQLLVPGVSQALDQMKYEIASEFGVQLGGETTSRANGSVGGEITKRLVQMAEQQLGGGYSR; translated from the coding sequence ATGGCAAACAACAACAGCTCAAATCAACTTCTAGTACCTGGAGTATCACAAGCTCTTGACCAAATGAAGTACGAAATCGCTTCTGAATTTGGTGTACAGCTTGGCGGAGAAACTACTTCTCGCGCTAACGGTTCTGTAGGTGGAGAGATCACTAAGCGTTTGGTTCAAATGGCTGAACAACAACTTGGTGGCGGATACTCTCGCTAA
- the mbcS gene encoding acyl-CoA synthetase MbcS, protein MNREQLIAPEKYNLVSEIERFAQDQERKAIIWENEAGSTKEITYRELLNNANKIGNVFSNHGLQQGDVVLVVVPRLIEAYQVYISALKMGLVVIPSSEMLRTKDFQYRINHGDVKAIVSYAPFTNEFAGIEEADHLPKFVIGDEKEGWIHLNAEMENASADLPLAATERDDMAFLSYTSGTTGNPKGVVHTHGWAYAHLRTAATNWLGIEDGDTVWATAGPGWQKWIWSPFLSVMGTGATGLVYQGKFEPQKYLSLLQKYNVNVLCCTPTEYRLMAKVENLSDFNLPGLHSAVSAGEPLNREVIDTFKKHFNVEVRDGYGQTENTLLVGVTKGMELRPGSMGKPTPGNSVEIINEDGEPCAPGEVGDIAVHVETPALFKNYYKDPERTAMQFRGDYYVTGDKASKDEEGYFWFEGRGDDIIISSGYTIGPFEVEDALVKHPYVSECAVVASPDEIRGHIVKAFVVLREGISREQENLVGELQQHVKDLTAPYKYPRKIEFLDELPKTTSGKIRRIELRKKELEGAK, encoded by the coding sequence ATGAACAGGGAACAATTGATTGCACCAGAAAAGTATAACCTTGTATCTGAAATAGAGCGCTTCGCTCAGGATCAGGAAAGAAAAGCGATTATCTGGGAAAATGAAGCAGGCAGCACGAAAGAGATTACATACCGTGAACTTCTAAATAATGCGAATAAAATTGGAAACGTTTTCTCGAATCATGGATTGCAGCAGGGTGATGTCGTCCTGGTCGTTGTACCGAGATTGATTGAAGCCTATCAGGTTTATATTTCAGCCTTGAAAATGGGGTTAGTTGTCATTCCTAGTTCCGAAATGCTAAGAACGAAGGATTTTCAATATCGAATCAACCATGGCGACGTAAAAGCAATTGTCAGCTATGCTCCTTTTACTAATGAATTTGCCGGAATCGAGGAAGCGGATCACCTGCCTAAGTTCGTTATTGGAGACGAGAAAGAAGGCTGGATTCATCTGAATGCAGAAATGGAAAATGCTTCGGCTGACCTTCCACTTGCAGCTACTGAACGAGATGACATGGCATTCCTTAGCTACACCTCCGGAACGACTGGCAATCCAAAAGGGGTCGTCCATACTCATGGATGGGCATATGCGCATCTTCGCACAGCAGCAACAAACTGGCTTGGAATTGAGGATGGTGACACTGTCTGGGCCACTGCAGGTCCTGGCTGGCAAAAGTGGATCTGGAGCCCGTTCTTATCTGTTATGGGAACCGGAGCAACCGGCCTGGTTTACCAGGGAAAATTCGAGCCGCAAAAATACTTGTCACTTTTACAAAAATACAATGTGAATGTCCTTTGCTGCACACCGACGGAATACCGTCTGATGGCGAAGGTAGAAAACTTAAGTGATTTTAACCTTCCAGGACTTCACAGTGCCGTTTCTGCGGGAGAACCGCTTAACCGTGAAGTAATTGATACATTTAAGAAGCATTTCAATGTAGAGGTGCGAGACGGTTATGGACAGACAGAAAATACATTGCTTGTCGGCGTGACGAAGGGCATGGAATTGAGACCGGGGTCCATGGGCAAGCCAACGCCTGGAAACTCTGTCGAGATTATCAATGAGGATGGTGAGCCATGTGCTCCAGGAGAAGTGGGAGACATCGCTGTCCATGTAGAAACACCAGCGTTATTCAAGAACTATTACAAGGATCCAGAGAGAACAGCGATGCAGTTCCGCGGCGATTATTACGTAACAGGCGACAAAGCGAGCAAAGATGAAGAGGGCTACTTCTGGTTTGAGGGACGGGGAGATGATATCATCATCAGTTCTGGTTATACGATCGGGCCTTTTGAAGTTGAGGATGCACTGGTAAAACATCCTTATGTAAGTGAATGTGCTGTAGTCGCATCACCGGATGAAATCCGCGGCCATATCGTCAAAGCATTTGTGGTCCTGCGTGAAGGAATCAGCCGTGAACAGGAAAACCTTGTAGGTGAGCTGCAGCAGCATGTAAAGGACTTGACGGCACCCTATAAGTATCCGAGGAAGATCGAGTTCCTTGATGAACTACCAAAAACAACTTCCGGTAAAATCCGCCGCATCGAATTACGCAAGAAGGAATTAGAAGGCGCAAAATAA
- a CDS encoding iron-sulfur cluster biosynthesis family protein has protein sequence MEIEIREAALDELKKVQFGEREGIRILAEFVGTCSIATDIELQVEEKQADDEVLTVSGIHFFVPELSLESLPSKIFLDYKQGFGYKISSAEETYGYNFKLKPRQEK, from the coding sequence ATGGAAATTGAAATCAGGGAGGCTGCATTGGACGAGTTAAAAAAGGTCCAATTCGGCGAAAGGGAAGGAATCAGAATTCTGGCAGAGTTTGTTGGGACATGTTCAATCGCGACAGACATCGAGTTGCAAGTAGAGGAGAAGCAGGCTGATGATGAAGTCCTCACAGTAAGCGGCATCCACTTTTTCGTACCGGAATTATCGTTGGAATCACTGCCTTCAAAAATATTTTTAGATTACAAACAAGGTTTCGGCTATAAAATATCCTCCGCTGAAGAGACATATGGCTATAACTTCAAACTTAAACCACGACAAGAGAAATAA